CCAAGAGATTGAAGATTAAAAAGAGTCAAAAACCTTGGATTGAGTACAGCTGTAAAGATCAAGAGTGCGATTAGAGCTATTAAGGGACCGAGTTCTTTGGAGAATTTCGTCTTGAACTCGTCTTTTTCTTTAGCCAAAAGAGATCACTCCTCGAATGCACTTTCTCGTTTTATTTCTTTCCTCGAAAAATTGTAATAGTAATTTATCATAAAATCAAGCCTGATTTTTGATTATTTTCGGTCGATTTGGATATTTATTTATATTGTTCAGCCGATTTCTTTCTTCTTGTTCTTTTCGTATCAAATTGTTCACAGAAGCTCGTTTTTTCAATCTATTTAATACCGTCTTCACTTAACCACATTATTTTTGAATATTTTCTGTAACTATTTTGGTTTAACCAATCAAGGTCGCATCAACTAAAAAATAATTTCCCGCTTTCTCATGACGAGAAAGATCATGGAAAAAAACAATTGTTGTGTCGCTGTTTTTTTGAATGTGTTGTAACATTATAATTGTCTGTGAAATGTGGGAGAGATGAGTTTGAAAATAGAAGTCTTGGATGGATTTGACTGTATAGGTGGTAACAAGGTCTTAGTTCTTGATGATTCCAATGAAGGTTTTCTATTGGATTTTGGTTTGAATTTCTCGAAGTGGTCTTTATATTTTGAGGAATACTTAAAACCAAGAACTGGGAAGGTTTTGCATGATCTTCTCAAGCTTGGATTATTACCAAAACTCAATATTTATAGAAAAGATCTTGAACCACCAGATTTTGAAAGGAATGAACGTATAAATTTCTTGTTTTTGAGTCATGGTCATGAAGATCATACTGGTTTGAATGGATTAATAAGCGAGACGATACCAATATTGACTACAAGTGAAACCTTTGCTATTCTCAGCACCAATGCAGAAATCAGACAGGAAGTGTGGAATGAGTTGTATTTGAGAAAAAGACAGAGACCACAAGAAGATGATATATACAGATTTGATGTGCTCAAGACAGAAAGAAAGATGTTCATCAGAAGAAAGATGTGTGTACAAAATTATCTTGACGCACCATGTGCTTTAGATCCAAATTATTTTATTCAATTAAGTCTCAAGGAATTATGGAAAAATGAATTATATGTGTTACCCGTCTATCATTCTGTGATTGGAGCGGCTGGTTTGGTTGCAAAGGTAGGTGACTGGTGGGTTGCATACACCGGAGATTTTCGGACAGGTCCCGAAACGATTGAAGAAGAAACTTTCTGGAGAGAAAATCTGGGGGAAAAAAGACTCGAACTTTCAAAGAGAACCGATGATTTTTTCCAGTTTTTGAAGGGCAAGCATCCTTTATTGCTTATTACAGAAGGGACGACTGTGTCAAGAGAAAATGGCCCGCATGGTAATGAAAGAAGTGTTTATGAAAATGCCCTTGAACTTGTTCGAAGTACTAATAAACTTGTTATAGT
The DNA window shown above is from Thermotoga profunda AZM34c06 and carries:
- a CDS encoding MBL fold metallo-hydrolase, encoding MSLKIEVLDGFDCIGGNKVLVLDDSNEGFLLDFGLNFSKWSLYFEEYLKPRTGKVLHDLLKLGLLPKLNIYRKDLEPPDFERNERINFLFLSHGHEDHTGLNGLISETIPILTTSETFAILSTNAEIRQEVWNELYLRKRQRPQEDDIYRFDVLKTERKMFIRRKMCVQNYLDAPCALDPNYFIQLSLKELWKNELYVLPVYHSVIGAAGLVAKVGDWWVAYTGDFRTGPETIEEETFWRENLGEKRLELSKRTDDFFQFLKGKHPLLLITEGTTVSRENGPHGNERSVYENALELVRSTNKLVIVDFSVKHLERLMSFLKIAMCANRSLVLMPKDYAYLVKMGEVEPIWRLSDQEMKYIKVFHTAKSSFVGLEKEIVQQAKINGILLLPQFINSRPSDYMISAGYWDFHNILDLDEEVLQGSIYIHSSSEAYTEEQQMDFLRFANWTRRFSIKTYGFEVTENNQVIFSKQFHASGHVEAKKLEQIINELNPDLILPVHTLDKEWFIKRWGKRVILDSTFWL